A genomic window from Glycine soja cultivar W05 chromosome 10, ASM419377v2, whole genome shotgun sequence includes:
- the LOC114371733 gene encoding uncharacterized protein LOC114371733: MSSQGHFVQFDGHYDHWSMLIENFLHSKKYWHVVESGVETPNADVALTETQQKELEGMKLKDLKAKNYLFQAIDRSILETILGKETSKDIWDSMKKKYQGSNRTKRAQLQALRKELEMLHMKSDESVTNYFARTMTIANKMQFHGENMEDVVIAEKILSSMAPKYNYVVCSIEESEDVDTLSLDKLQSSLLVHEQKMNQDTITEEQALKASTS; the protein is encoded by the coding sequence ATGTCATCTCAAGGACACTTTGTGCAGTTTGATGGTCATTATGACCATTGGAGCATGTTGATAGAGAATTTCCTGCACTCTAAAAAGTATTGGCATGTTGTTGAAAGTGGTGTTGAAACACCTAATGCTGATGTAGCACTTACAGAAACACAACAAAAGGAGTTGGAGGGAATGAAGTTGAAAGATTTAAAGGCAAAAAATTACTTGTTCCAGGCCATTGATCGCTCTATCTTGGAAACAATTCTTGGCAAAGAAACTTCCAAAGATATTTGGGAttcaatgaagaaaaaatatcaagGCTCTAATAGAACAAAGCGTGCACAGCTTCAAGCCTTGAGAAAGGAATTGGAAATGTTACACATGAAGAGTGATGAATCGGTAACCAACTATTTTGcaagaaccatgacaattgcAAATAAAATGCAATTCCATGGTGAAAACATGGAAGATGTTGTTATAGCTGAGAAGATCTTAAGTTCCATGGCACCAAAGTACAACTATGTTGTGTGTTCCATTGAAGAATCCGAAGATGTTGATACACTCTCCCTTGACAAGCTCCAAAGTTCTTTGTTGGTTCATGAGCAGAAGATGAATCAAGATACAATTACAGAAGAGCAAGCTTTGAAGGCATCTACCTCTTGA